The Paenalcaligenes faecalis genome has a window encoding:
- a CDS encoding MFS transporter, with translation MADLPDGLPKPRRYYAAATLLAAIAITVLDASMSNVALPTIAKELNIPAASVVWVAIAYSLTIVMTLLPLSAIAERIGLGRMFVAGTSLFLVASLGAAFSQDFTTLITARIAQGLGSSMLMCLFGGLVRNIYPLRRLAMGLSLNAMAVSMTAVLGPSIGAFLLDFASWRWLFFINIPICLLTWFGVRHLPKVPRNSRPFDWYACLLSLPVFGLSILGLDLIASNPLWAIACLLIAFACGWVLIKRSLGQTAPIVPVDLLRITPVAYAVGASAFSFAAQMASVVALPFFFQHVMNYSYTEIGLMLGTWSLGVGVMAPISAWLSGRLSIALMCATGAGAMALGTGLLLLYDVHTPMAFIFGSMVLGGFGFGLFQTPNNRALLAGVPRNRSAAAGGMQATTRVYGQSFGTALVALAFALGHENGPALGVLVATVCAVGSLIINIARHRNPASDPQF, from the coding sequence ATGGCAGACCTACCCGATGGTCTGCCTAAACCCCGTCGTTACTATGCCGCAGCGACCTTATTAGCGGCTATTGCCATTACCGTGCTGGATGCCAGCATGTCGAATGTGGCTTTACCTACGATTGCTAAAGAGCTTAATATCCCTGCGGCATCTGTGGTGTGGGTAGCCATCGCGTATAGCTTAACGATTGTCATGACGTTGCTGCCACTGTCTGCGATTGCAGAGAGAATTGGGCTAGGGCGTATGTTTGTGGCAGGAACTTCCCTGTTTTTGGTGGCCTCATTGGGGGCGGCTTTCTCACAAGATTTCACCACCTTGATTACAGCCCGTATTGCCCAGGGGCTAGGCTCATCCATGTTGATGTGTTTATTTGGTGGATTAGTACGTAATATTTACCCGTTGCGGCGCTTAGCCATGGGATTAAGCCTGAATGCGATGGCCGTCTCAATGACGGCGGTTTTAGGGCCTTCTATTGGGGCGTTCCTATTGGATTTCGCCTCTTGGCGTTGGTTGTTTTTTATCAATATCCCTATTTGTCTTTTAACCTGGTTTGGGGTTCGACACCTACCTAAAGTGCCGCGTAACTCGCGTCCCTTTGATTGGTATGCGTGTTTGCTGAGTTTACCGGTGTTTGGTCTATCCATTTTGGGGCTAGACTTAATCGCCTCTAACCCGTTGTGGGCCATTGCTTGCTTACTGATTGCGTTTGCTTGCGGGTGGGTGTTAATTAAACGATCTTTGGGGCAGACCGCTCCTATCGTGCCCGTGGACTTATTGCGCATCACCCCTGTGGCGTATGCCGTAGGGGCCTCTGCCTTTTCTTTTGCGGCACAGATGGCTTCAGTGGTGGCACTGCCATTTTTCTTTCAGCACGTCATGAACTATAGCTATACGGAAATTGGCTTGATGTTAGGAACATGGTCTTTAGGGGTAGGAGTAATGGCCCCTATATCAGCGTGGTTATCAGGACGTTTATCGATTGCCTTGATGTGTGCGACAGGGGCGGGCGCTATGGCCTTGGGGACAGGGCTATTACTGTTGTATGACGTACATACCCCGATGGCATTTATTTTTGGGTCTATGGTGTTAGGTGGTTTTGGATTTGGGCTGTTTCAAACCCCCAATAATCGGGCCTTACTTGCAGGTGTGCCTCGTAACCGCAGTGCGGCAGCGGGGGGAATGCAAGCCACTACTCGTGTCTACGGTCAAAGTTTTGGTACAGCGTTGGTTGCCTTGGCTTTTGCGTTAGGGCATGAAAACGGCCCGGCATTAGGCGTGCTTGTTGCTACCGTATGTGCAGTGGGCTCACTCATTATTAACATTGCTCGTCATCGTAATCCTGCCTCAGATCCCCAGTTTTAA
- the glmU gene encoding bifunctional UDP-N-acetylglucosamine diphosphorylase/glucosamine-1-phosphate N-acetyltransferase GlmU produces MLNVVILAAGKGTRMQSDLPKVLHRIAGKSMLAHVIDSARQLQPDSIVVVAGHGADAVQQSFAADTQLQFVLQQPQLGTGHAVQQAVPQLLGGENPTDTTLILYGDVPLVQSQTMQNLIDARAQGMSVLTEFLPDPTGYGRIVRNAEGAIQRIVEHKDASADEHQINEVNTGIIAAPTAQLKDWLARLDNDNAQQEFYLTDIIGFAVQDQVTVSAAHPQFGWETLGVNSRLQQAQLERLWQGEQARRLMEAGVTLADPARIDVRGTLTCGRDVFIDVGCVFEGEVVLGDGVQIGPNCVIKNARLGTNTTVHAFSHIDQSQADESVSIGPFARLRPGTVLGDQSHIGNFVEVKNSYFAAQAKASHLSYIGDAVVGLRVNIGAGVITCNYDGANKFKTVIGDDAFIGSDSQLVAPVTIGKNTTIAAGTTVTRDTDDNGLVLSPKKQEQKADWQRPQKTK; encoded by the coding sequence ATGTTAAATGTAGTGATTCTTGCCGCAGGGAAAGGGACTCGTATGCAGTCCGACTTACCTAAAGTCTTACACCGCATTGCGGGCAAAAGCATGTTGGCGCATGTGATTGATAGTGCGCGTCAGCTGCAGCCGGACTCCATCGTGGTGGTGGCTGGGCATGGGGCAGACGCGGTACAACAGTCTTTTGCAGCCGATACGCAGTTGCAGTTTGTATTGCAGCAGCCTCAATTAGGAACTGGGCATGCTGTACAACAGGCCGTGCCCCAGTTGTTAGGCGGCGAGAATCCTACAGATACCACATTGATCTTGTATGGCGATGTGCCGTTGGTACAAAGCCAAACCATGCAGAACTTGATTGATGCTCGTGCACAAGGGATGTCGGTATTGACCGAGTTTCTTCCAGACCCTACGGGCTATGGTCGCATTGTGCGTAATGCAGAGGGTGCTATTCAACGTATTGTTGAACACAAAGACGCCAGCGCCGATGAGCATCAAATTAATGAAGTCAATACTGGTATTATTGCAGCGCCTACTGCGCAGCTTAAAGATTGGCTAGCTCGACTAGACAATGACAATGCACAACAGGAGTTCTACTTAACGGACATTATCGGTTTTGCTGTGCAAGATCAGGTAACCGTCAGTGCTGCCCACCCCCAGTTTGGCTGGGAGACGCTTGGTGTTAATAGTCGTTTGCAACAGGCACAACTAGAGCGTTTATGGCAAGGCGAGCAAGCGCGTCGCCTCATGGAGGCAGGTGTAACCTTGGCCGATCCTGCGCGTATTGACGTGCGTGGCACGCTCACATGTGGGCGCGATGTATTTATTGACGTGGGCTGCGTCTTTGAGGGCGAGGTAGTGTTGGGTGATGGCGTACAAATTGGCCCGAATTGCGTCATTAAAAACGCGCGCTTAGGCACGAACACAACGGTGCATGCTTTTTCACATATTGATCAAAGTCAGGCGGATGAGTCTGTATCGATTGGCCCTTTTGCCCGTTTACGCCCCGGTACGGTGCTAGGCGATCAAAGCCATATTGGTAACTTCGTCGAGGTGAAAAACAGCTATTTTGCGGCACAAGCCAAAGCGAGCCATTTAAGCTATATCGGTGATGCGGTGGTTGGTTTACGTGTCAATATTGGTGCTGGTGTGATTACGTGTAATTACGATGGCGCTAATAAGTTTAAAACAGTGATCGGTGATGATGCCTTTATTGGGTCAGATTCCCAGTTAGTGGCACCTGTCACGATCGGTAAAAACACCACCATTGCAGCGGGTACAACGGTAACACGTGATACGGATGATAATGGTCTGGTGTTATCCCCTAAAAAACAAGAGCAAAAAGCCGACTGGCAACGACCTCAAAAAACAAAATAG
- a CDS encoding PhaM family polyhydroxyalkanoate granule multifunctional regulatory protein — protein sequence MQKNPFDMAGMGFNQDNPLFTSMNMMRQMWDGMAQNPMGLSTPSAGIPSAEDLDKRIKELRAVENWLRLNLSMLSSTIQGLEIQRSTLSTLQSFAQGGLAAMPGLAEAMTQATMQSMGQQAANQTSSESPKSNANTEQNEGTTTQTTQETDQASESLVQAGQAWWGLMQQQFETLAQATAQSMQQAQSVAENISTNVANPSADTTFGKKASKSPSATATKKTAAKKAATPTKTVAKKAAKKTTSPS from the coding sequence ATGCAAAAAAATCCTTTTGATATGGCAGGGATGGGTTTCAATCAAGACAATCCATTATTTACTAGTATGAATATGATGCGCCAAATGTGGGATGGAATGGCGCAAAACCCGATGGGGCTATCGACGCCTTCTGCTGGCATTCCTTCGGCCGAAGACTTAGATAAGCGGATTAAAGAGTTACGCGCCGTAGAAAACTGGTTACGATTGAATTTGTCTATGCTAAGCAGCACAATTCAAGGCCTAGAAATTCAGCGTAGTACCTTATCGACCTTACAAAGTTTTGCTCAGGGTGGTTTGGCTGCAATGCCGGGTCTGGCCGAGGCCATGACTCAGGCGACCATGCAAAGCATGGGACAGCAGGCTGCGAACCAAACAAGCTCAGAAAGCCCTAAATCGAATGCCAATACGGAACAAAACGAAGGCACAACGACTCAAACAACCCAAGAAACGGATCAGGCCAGCGAAAGCTTAGTGCAGGCGGGGCAGGCATGGTGGGGGCTAATGCAACAGCAGTTTGAAACCTTAGCTCAAGCCACGGCTCAGTCTATGCAGCAGGCGCAATCAGTAGCAGAAAATATATCTACAAACGTCGCCAACCCGTCAGCAGATACGACATTCGGTAAAAAAGCATCAAAGTCACCGAGTGCGACAGCGACTAAAAAGACGGCAGCCAAAAAAGCCGCGACACCGACAAAAACAGTTGCGAAAAAAGCGGCTAAAAAAACAACGTCTCCTAGTTAA
- a CDS encoding DUF4743 domain-containing protein — translation MTMTPLLPSLADLDQRYQQLVQRTQDLPPTGSRPLTIYGRVCGWATAAAVDCLRQISAVQVTAEAVHIAWNETPNDRVNDLLAHIAQRLDEAGLVKAWRNELLDVVAEGVNVAAIERGAVRPLGLLTQAVHLNAWSHDGRLWVAKRAANKPTDPNMWDTLVGGLAVAYESLDTSLLRESQEEAGLYPDQLRQRGPMRLLLRMHRQLPEGYQVENVLVNDCVLDEGVLPENQDGEVSEMRLLSISDWWEMAQNGVFTIEAELVLIDSVRLRLKQA, via the coding sequence ATGACTATGACACCTTTACTGCCATCTTTGGCCGATTTAGATCAGCGCTACCAACAATTAGTGCAGCGCACACAGGATTTGCCACCTACCGGTAGCCGTCCTTTAACTATTTATGGGCGGGTTTGTGGCTGGGCTACTGCGGCAGCGGTGGACTGTTTACGTCAAATTTCTGCTGTGCAGGTCACAGCAGAGGCCGTGCACATTGCTTGGAACGAAACGCCGAATGATCGTGTTAATGATTTATTAGCTCATATTGCTCAGCGCCTTGATGAGGCCGGTTTAGTGAAAGCTTGGCGTAATGAACTATTAGACGTAGTGGCCGAAGGCGTCAATGTGGCCGCCATTGAACGTGGTGCGGTGCGCCCTTTAGGGTTGCTGACACAGGCCGTTCATCTTAATGCCTGGAGCCATGATGGTCGATTATGGGTGGCTAAACGGGCCGCAAACAAACCGACCGATCCAAATATGTGGGATACCTTAGTAGGCGGCTTGGCGGTGGCGTATGAGTCACTAGACACGTCCTTATTACGTGAAAGCCAAGAAGAGGCGGGGCTATATCCCGATCAATTACGTCAACGTGGGCCAATGCGCTTGTTATTGCGTATGCATAGGCAATTACCAGAGGGGTATCAGGTTGAAAATGTCTTGGTGAATGACTGTGTGTTGGACGAAGGCGTCTTACCCGAAAATCAAGATGGTGAGGTCAGTGAAATGCGATTGCTTTCTATTTCTGATTGGTGGGAAATGGCCCAAAATGGCGTTTTTACTATAGAGGCCGAGTTGGTGCTGATTGATAGTGTGCGCCTACGTTTAAAGCAGGCATAA
- a CDS encoding SCO family protein: MLIGSVIFTGCGPQSTQKSAFKGHDISGSGLGQNLAMQDRNGQLRTLADYQGKIVVVFFGFTQCPDICPTALSQLAQAVDSLDETAQKNVQVLMISVDPARDTPTVLHDYVQLFHPEFEGLTGTAEQLHKTAQSFKAFYAKVPSLQTDQYSMDHSASFYVLDQQGKARSLLDGDASPSDIAHDIRLLLEKKS, translated from the coding sequence ATGTTAATCGGTAGCGTCATTTTTACAGGTTGTGGTCCGCAATCAACCCAAAAATCTGCATTTAAGGGCCATGATATCAGTGGATCAGGACTTGGTCAGAATTTAGCCATGCAAGATCGTAACGGGCAGTTACGCACTCTGGCTGACTACCAAGGCAAAATCGTGGTTGTGTTCTTTGGGTTTACCCAATGCCCCGACATCTGCCCTACTGCCCTTAGTCAATTAGCCCAAGCCGTAGATAGCCTTGACGAAACAGCCCAAAAAAACGTGCAAGTCCTTATGATTAGTGTAGATCCAGCCCGTGATACGCCGACGGTGCTTCATGACTATGTACAGCTTTTTCATCCTGAGTTTGAAGGGCTAACAGGTACAGCAGAGCAACTACATAAAACGGCTCAGTCATTCAAAGCGTTTTATGCCAAAGTACCTAGTCTACAAACAGATCAATACTCCATGGATCACTCGGCCTCTTTCTATGTATTAGATCAACAAGGTAAGGCACGTAGCCTGCTAGACGGTGATGCATCCCCTTCGGACATTGCGCATGATATTCGCCTACTTTTAGAAAAAAAATCGTAG
- a CDS encoding DMT family transporter, with product MNAHDLRNLFLLAAIWGGSFLFMSVAVSDFGAWPLMLIRVGVAALALWAVIWWQKKWDSLCQFWRPIAFVGVVNAAIPFTLYAYAAHYLPTGTMAVINAMTPLFGALIARIWLHEHLSLSRFIGLIIGFSGIIFLVYEKLFFADHHQSLAVLASIIATFSYGIAASFSTKYLKGADSIAVTTGSLTSATLCILPFAVWYWPTTPISATSWGAALALALLCTSVAYVIFYRLIATIGGAKSVTVTFLVPPFGIIWGVLLLGETFGLNELLSTAFVLLGTLLATGFLQSRLSK from the coding sequence ATGAACGCACACGATCTGCGTAACCTGTTCCTATTAGCTGCCATTTGGGGTGGCTCCTTTTTATTCATGAGCGTCGCCGTCTCGGACTTTGGGGCTTGGCCGCTGATGTTAATTCGGGTCGGCGTCGCGGCGTTGGCTCTGTGGGCGGTGATTTGGTGGCAAAAAAAATGGGATTCTCTATGCCAGTTTTGGCGTCCTATCGCCTTTGTAGGTGTGGTCAATGCTGCTATCCCCTTTACGCTATATGCCTATGCTGCACACTATTTGCCTACAGGCACGATGGCGGTAATTAATGCCATGACTCCTTTATTTGGGGCCTTAATTGCCCGTATTTGGCTCCACGAACACCTTAGCCTGTCCCGGTTTATTGGTTTAATTATTGGTTTTTCTGGCATTATATTTTTGGTTTATGAAAAACTATTTTTTGCAGATCATCACCAAAGCTTAGCCGTACTTGCTTCTATTATTGCGACCTTTAGTTATGGGATTGCCGCCAGTTTCAGTACCAAATATTTAAAAGGTGCTGACTCTATCGCCGTTACAACGGGCAGTCTCACATCTGCTACGCTATGTATCTTACCTTTTGCTGTGTGGTATTGGCCCACAACCCCTATTAGCGCCACCTCTTGGGGCGCAGCGCTAGCCTTAGCCTTACTTTGCACCTCTGTTGCGTATGTCATTTTCTATCGCTTAATCGCCACTATAGGCGGGGCAAAAAGTGTGACGGTAACCTTTCTAGTCCCCCCTTTTGGAATTATCTGGGGAGTGTTACTGTTAGGAGAAACATTCGGTCTAAATGAACTACTCAGTACAGCATTCGTCTTATTAGGTACGTTATTAGCCACTGGTTTTCTACAATCCAGACTTTCCAAATAA
- a CDS encoding ABC transporter ATP-binding protein yields the protein MTSTAASPPILQFTDVSLGYGDFTVLKDITLNVARGQVVALMGGSGSGKTTLLRAATGQILAQTGSITAFGQDISALSAQQLQAMRQRMGVLFQQGALFTDLNVFENVAFPLREHTKMSEIEMTKVVLDKLDAVGLRAAAHLRISEISGGMARRVALARSIVLEPELILYDEPFAGLDPISLGITAQLIRDLSDRLNCASIIITHDVPESFKIADHVYIVGQGKLITDGSPEQLSDSTDPYVQQFLHGKPDGPIAFNYPVTPAFEQWLQQRKS from the coding sequence ATGACATCCACAGCAGCCTCTCCACCTATATTGCAATTCACCGACGTCTCTTTGGGTTATGGTGATTTCACTGTACTCAAAGACATCACCCTCAACGTGGCTCGTGGTCAGGTTGTGGCATTAATGGGGGGCTCTGGCTCAGGTAAAACAACACTATTGCGTGCTGCCACAGGGCAGATACTTGCTCAAACCGGTTCTATCACTGCTTTTGGTCAGGATATCTCTGCACTCTCAGCCCAACAACTGCAAGCCATGCGTCAACGTATGGGCGTACTATTTCAACAAGGAGCCCTTTTCACTGACTTAAATGTCTTTGAAAACGTGGCATTTCCACTACGCGAGCACACCAAAATGTCAGAAATTGAAATGACAAAGGTAGTGCTTGATAAATTAGATGCGGTGGGGTTACGTGCCGCCGCACATCTGCGCATCTCCGAAATTTCTGGTGGGATGGCGCGCCGTGTCGCCCTAGCTCGTAGTATCGTTCTTGAGCCCGAACTAATCCTTTATGATGAGCCCTTTGCCGGACTAGACCCGATTTCTTTAGGTATTACGGCGCAACTCATTCGTGATTTATCTGACCGTTTAAATTGTGCGTCGATTATCATTACGCATGATGTACCAGAATCATTTAAAATCGCGGATCATGTTTATATTGTTGGTCAGGGAAAACTAATTACAGATGGTTCCCCCGAGCAACTCTCAGACTCCACTGATCCCTACGTGCAGCAGTTTTTGCACGGTAAGCCAGACGGCCCTATAGCTTTTAACTACCCAGTAACCCCTGCGTTTGAGCAGTGGTTACAACAGCGAAAATCATGA
- the mlaE gene encoding lipid asymmetry maintenance ABC transporter permease subunit MlaE → MNFITTPISAIGRYLRQSILALGAFTRLLFALIARSGVIFTRPRLVFQQIHFIGNYSLLIIGISGLFVGFVLGLQGYYTLTRYGSEEALGLLVALSLTRELGPVVTALLFAGRAGTSLTAEIGLMKAGEQIAAMEVMAVDPLRRILVPRLWGGIIAMPILAAIFSMVGVIGGWVVGVLMIGIDPGAFWSQMQDGVDVFNDVLNGVIKSIAFGLVVTLIALYTGWTAKATPEGVSRATTRTVISGSLAVLGLDFLLTALMFSN, encoded by the coding sequence ATGAATTTCATTACTACGCCCATCTCTGCCATAGGTAGGTATTTGCGCCAAAGTATTCTGGCCTTAGGGGCGTTTACGCGCTTACTTTTCGCCCTTATCGCCCGTTCAGGTGTGATTTTTACTCGCCCTCGCCTCGTATTCCAGCAAATTCACTTTATTGGTAATTACTCATTATTGATTATTGGTATTTCTGGGTTATTTGTAGGCTTTGTGTTGGGCTTACAAGGGTATTACACACTGACCCGTTATGGCTCCGAAGAGGCGCTTGGTTTACTTGTCGCTCTTTCTCTGACCCGAGAATTAGGCCCTGTGGTCACAGCCCTTTTATTTGCAGGCCGCGCAGGCACGTCATTGACTGCTGAAATTGGTCTCATGAAAGCCGGTGAGCAAATTGCCGCCATGGAGGTCATGGCCGTAGACCCACTACGCCGCATTCTGGTTCCTCGTTTATGGGGCGGTATTATTGCCATGCCCATCTTAGCCGCTATTTTTTCTATGGTCGGCGTGATTGGTGGCTGGGTAGTAGGGGTTCTCATGATCGGCATCGACCCAGGTGCTTTTTGGTCGCAGATGCAAGATGGGGTAGATGTATTTAATGATGTGTTAAACGGGGTAATCAAGAGTATTGCCTTCGGCCTAGTAGTGACCTTAATCGCTCTCTACACCGGCTGGACAGCTAAAGCAACTCCCGAGGGCGTGTCACGCGCCACCACACGAACCGTTATTAGCGGCTCTCTAGCCGTGTTGGGGCTGGACTTCTTGCTTACTGCCCTTATGTTCAGCAATTAA
- the mlaD gene encoding outer membrane lipid asymmetry maintenance protein MlaD, which translates to MSNNKSDFWVGLFVLLGIVALVFLALRAGNLSTFSFAPTYRVHAAFDNLGGLKVRAPIKSSGVVVGRVVEIGFDNTEFRATAVFEIEEKYQFPEDSSVSILTSGLLGEQYIGITPGGSDDNLKNDGRIEYTQSAVVLEELISKFLYSKAGE; encoded by the coding sequence ATGTCGAATAACAAAAGCGATTTTTGGGTAGGGCTGTTTGTATTACTGGGCATCGTTGCTCTGGTATTTTTAGCCTTACGCGCAGGTAATCTTAGTACCTTTTCTTTTGCACCCACCTATCGCGTGCACGCTGCCTTTGATAATTTAGGCGGGCTAAAAGTCCGCGCTCCCATCAAAAGCAGTGGCGTAGTCGTAGGTCGCGTCGTAGAAATTGGGTTTGATAATACCGAGTTCCGAGCTACCGCTGTCTTTGAAATCGAAGAAAAATATCAATTTCCAGAAGACAGCTCCGTTTCTATTTTGACCTCTGGTCTGCTCGGGGAGCAATACATTGGTATTACCCCGGGCGGCAGCGATGATAACCTCAAAAACGATGGTCGCATTGAATACACACAAAGCGCCGTTGTCCTTGAGGAACTCATCAGCAAATTCCTATACAGTAAAGCGGGCGAATAA
- a CDS encoding MlaA family lipoprotein: MPSVSTTSRAQRLGRLSTAAAAIAFISGCASVSQPNPNDPWESYNRTMDKINYNVDQALIRPIASAYKTLTPKPARTCIGNMFNNVGDVWSAANSFLQGRPHDFFNSLGRVLFNTTMGIGGCFDVASKNGSKRIPNDFGTTLGVWGIGSGPYVVLPLLGPSTVRDSAALAGGVAVGFSHTSPVTSIKNVPVRNSILGLYFVDVRTGLLDTEELINDIALDRYSFIRDGYLQRRQSQINSKLRDPLDDSYGTDLPDYEDFDDEDPAPAK, from the coding sequence ATGCCCTCTGTATCTACTACCTCGCGTGCGCAACGCCTTGGTCGTCTTAGTACTGCAGCTGCAGCAATTGCCTTTATTTCTGGTTGTGCCTCTGTGTCTCAACCAAATCCTAACGACCCGTGGGAAAGCTACAACCGCACCATGGATAAGATCAACTACAACGTCGATCAGGCTCTAATCCGCCCTATTGCTAGCGCTTATAAAACACTTACACCCAAACCTGCGCGCACCTGTATTGGCAATATGTTCAATAACGTGGGCGATGTTTGGTCTGCAGCCAACAGCTTTCTTCAAGGCCGCCCGCATGACTTCTTTAACTCATTAGGTCGTGTCCTATTCAACACCACCATGGGGATTGGCGGCTGTTTTGATGTTGCATCTAAAAACGGTTCGAAACGCATTCCTAACGATTTTGGTACTACGCTAGGCGTATGGGGCATTGGCTCTGGGCCATATGTGGTATTACCTCTGCTTGGCCCTAGCACTGTTCGTGACTCTGCGGCATTGGCAGGGGGGGTAGCCGTTGGATTTAGCCACACCTCTCCGGTTACCTCTATTAAAAATGTACCGGTACGTAACTCTATACTCGGTTTGTACTTTGTTGATGTACGTACAGGCTTACTTGATACCGAAGAGTTAATTAATGATATTGCTCTAGACCGCTACAGTTTTATACGCGATGGCTATCTACAACGTCGTCAATCACAAATCAATAGCAAACTCCGTGACCCTCTGGATGACAGCTACGGTACTGATTTGCCAGATTACGAAGACTTTGATGACGAAGACCCAGCTCCAGCCAAATAA
- a CDS encoding MlaC/ttg2D family ABC transporter substrate-binding protein, with the protein MSLAKRYVSILTALVALFMMSLSVQAQQVDRKQPPAEFIQSVANQTLEVVKKDTAAQAGDRSAIERLVDQYVLPYVNFEKTTRLSTGRHWRQASASQRTELVDAFKNTLIRTYSGALANVDKLSAITVGPFRGDPAAADVVVRSTITQSNGPAVGVDYRMENTPEGWQIYDINVEGIWLIQNYRNQFSQVITEKGIDGLIKTLNTQSMPAQNP; encoded by the coding sequence ATGTCATTAGCAAAACGCTATGTTTCTATCCTAACGGCTCTAGTGGCCTTATTTATGATGAGTCTGTCGGTGCAGGCTCAACAGGTAGACCGCAAACAGCCGCCTGCTGAGTTTATTCAAAGCGTCGCAAATCAGACGCTAGAGGTAGTCAAAAAAGACACTGCGGCTCAGGCCGGTGACCGGTCAGCCATTGAACGCTTAGTCGATCAATATGTACTGCCCTATGTTAATTTTGAAAAAACCACCCGTTTGTCCACAGGCCGTCACTGGCGCCAAGCCTCCGCCTCACAGCGTACCGAATTAGTGGATGCATTTAAAAACACCCTAATCCGTACCTATAGTGGTGCATTAGCTAACGTAGACAAACTCTCTGCCATTACGGTTGGCCCATTCCGTGGCGATCCAGCGGCAGCCGACGTTGTCGTTCGCTCCACCATTACTCAAAGTAATGGTCCTGCTGTGGGTGTTGACTACCGCATGGAAAACACGCCTGAAGGCTGGCAAATCTATGACATCAACGTCGAAGGCATTTGGCTTATTCAAAACTATCGCAACCAATTTTCACAAGTAATCACTGAAAAAGGCATTGATGGTTTGATCAAAACCCTCAACACTCAATCCATGCCAGCGCAAAACCCTTAA
- a CDS encoding ABC transporter ATP-binding protein codes for MSAIKLENISKIFPPEKKGLFGKANGPSFQALKDINLTVEHGEFFGLLGPNGAGKTTMISILAGLSQATRGQASICGYDVIHDYKNSRRALGVVPQEIVYDPFFTVRETLRLQSGYFGMRNNDDWIDEILHNLGLSDKNDTNMRALSGGMKRRVLVAQALVHRPPVIILDEPTAGVDVDLRRSLWEFISRLNREGHTILLTTHYLEEAEALCGRIAMLKSGEIVALDTTAALLERVGGDDLEDAFVRIMHTEK; via the coding sequence ATGTCTGCAATTAAATTAGAAAACATCTCCAAAATCTTTCCTCCTGAAAAAAAAGGACTGTTCGGCAAAGCCAACGGCCCCAGTTTTCAGGCACTTAAAGACATCAACCTGACGGTAGAGCACGGTGAGTTTTTCGGCTTATTAGGCCCTAACGGTGCAGGTAAAACCACCATGATCTCGATCTTGGCAGGCTTATCACAAGCAACCCGTGGGCAAGCCAGCATCTGTGGTTACGATGTCATTCACGATTACAAAAACTCCCGACGAGCCTTAGGCGTTGTGCCTCAAGAAATCGTCTATGATCCTTTTTTTACCGTGCGAGAAACCCTTCGTCTGCAGTCCGGCTATTTTGGCATGCGTAATAACGACGACTGGATTGATGAAATTCTGCATAACTTAGGTCTATCTGACAAAAACGACACTAACATGCGCGCCCTCTCTGGCGGCATGAAACGTCGTGTTCTTGTTGCTCAGGCCCTCGTTCATCGTCCTCCTGTGATTATTCTTGACGAACCTACCGCAGGGGTGGACGTAGATTTACGTCGTAGTCTTTGGGAGTTCATTTCACGATTAAATCGTGAAGGTCACACCATCTTATTGACCACTCACTACCTCGAAGAGGCAGAGGCCTTATGTGGCCGTATTGCCATGTTGAAATCTGGCGAAATCGTTGCTCTAGACACCACAGCAGCCCTATTAGAACGTGTAGGCGGTGATGATCTCGAAGACGCCTTTGTTCGCATTATGCATACAGAAAAGTAA